From Drosophila yakuba strain Tai18E2 chromosome 2L, Prin_Dyak_Tai18E2_2.1, whole genome shotgun sequence, one genomic window encodes:
- the LOC6526371 gene encoding glutamate receptor ionotropic, kainate 3 produces MKANCFGISSVHSVHWPQMFVGYSRAAGMWQRILVLLCMWSAFLVCRSRGQQINIGAFFYDDELELEKEFMTVVNAINGPESEQTVRFYPLIKRLKPEDGSVALQEQACDLIDNGVAAIFGPSSKAASDIVALVCNSTGIPHIEFDISDEGIQAEKPNHQLTLNLYPAQAILSKAYADIVQNFGWRKFTIVYDADDAKAAARLQDLLQLREVHNDVVRVRKFQKDDDFRVMWKSIRGERRVVLDCEPSMLVDLLNSSTEFGLTGQYNHIFLTNLETYTDHLEELAADNETFAVNMTAARLLVTPDPPPYSLPYGYVTQRDSIVYESNDPPRTLLHDLIHDALQLFAQSWRNASFFYPDRMAVPRITCDFAASGGRTWAMGRYLARLMKGTSGVNNTNFRTSILQFDDDGQRITFNIEVYDPLDGIGMAIWDPRGQITQLNVDVKVQKKMIYRVATRIGPPYFSYNDTARELNLTGNALYQGYAVDLIDAIARYVGFEYEFVPVADQQYGKLDKETKQWNGIIGEIINNDAHMGICDLTITQARKTAVDFTVPFMQLGVSILAYKSPHVEKTLNAYLDPFGGKVWIWILISVLVMTILKTIVARISKMDWENPHPCNRDPEVLENQWHIHNTGWLTVASIMTAGCDILPRSPQVRMFEATWWIFAIIIANSYTANLAAFLTSSNMKGSITNLKDLSGQKKVKFGTIYGGSTYNLLAESNETVYRLAFNLMNNDDPSAYTKDNLEGVDRVRKNRGDYMFLMETTTLEYHREQNCDLRSVGEKFGEKHYAIAVPFGAEYRSNLSVAILKLSERGELYDLKQKWWKNPNASCFEEPDPDATPDMTFGELRGIFYTLYAGILIAFLIGITEFLLYVQQVALEERLSFKEAFKKEIRFVLCVWNNRKPIVAGTPLSSVRTTPRRSLDKSLDRTPKSSRRVVIGRSSEEMREMAQGSGSSSGSNNAGREQKEARV; encoded by the exons ATGAAGGCGAACTGTTTCGGAATTAGCTCAGTCCACTCCGTCCACTGGCCACAGATGTTCGTTGGGTATTCCAGAGCAGCTGGCATGTGGCAGCGCATTCTTGTGCTCCTCTGCATGTGGAGCGCATTTCTCGTGTGCCGCAGCCGCGGGCAACAAATCAACATTG GCGCCTTCTTCTACGACGacgagctggagctggagaaggagtTCATGACGGTGGTCAACGCCATCAATGGACCCGAATCCGAGCAGACGGTGCGTTTCTATCCGCTCATCAAGCGCCTGAAGCCCGAGGATGGAAGTGTTGCACTGCAGGAGCAGG CCTGCGATCTCATAGATAATGGTGTCGCGGCTATTTTCGGACCAAGTTCAAAGGCGGCGAGCG ACATTGTGGCCTTGGTGTGCAACAGTACCGGCATTCCGCACATAGAGTTCGACATCTCGGATGAGGGCATTCAGGCGGAGAAGCCCAACCACCAGCTGACCCTCAATCTGTATCCAGCACAGGCTATCTTGTCCAAGGCCTACGCGGATATTGTGCAGAACTTTGGGTGGCGCAAGTTCACCATTGTCTACGATGCGGATGATG CCAAGGCGGCAGCTCGACTGCAGGACCTTCTGCAGCTGCGAGAAGTCCACAACGATGTGGTGCGGGTGCGCAAGTTCCAGAAGGACGACGACTTCCGGGTCATGTGGAAGAGCATTCGGGGCGAGCGGCGAGTGGTTCTGGACTGTGAGCCCAGCATGCTGGTGGATCTCCTCAACTCCTCCACTGAGTTCGGTCTGACGGGGCAGTACAAT CACATATTCCTGACCAACCTGGAAACCTACACCGATCATCTGGAGGAACTGGCGGCGGATAACGAGACCTTTGCGGTGAACATGACTGCTGCTCGTCTATTGGTCACTCCCGATCCTCCGCCG TACTCCCTGCCTTACGGATATGTCACCCAGAGGGACAGCATCGTTTACGAGAGCAATGATCCGCCTCGCACGCTCCTCCACGACTTGATACATGATGCACTGCAGCTTTTTGCGCAGTCCTGGCGGAATGCCAGCTTCTTCTACCCGGACAGGATGGCGGTGCCGCGCATAACCTGCGACTTTGCCGCATCCGGAGGTCGCACCTGGGCCATGGGGCGCTATCTGGCACGGCTGATGAAAGGG ACTTCCGGCGTGAACAACACGAACTTCCGGACCAGTATCCTGCAGTTCGACGACGATGGCCAGCGGATAACGTTCAACATCGAGGTGTACGACCCCTTGGACGGCATTGGCATGGCCATCTGGGATCCACGGGGTCAGATAACGCAGCTCAATGTGGACGTCAAGGTGCAGAAGAAGATGATTTACCGGGTGGCCACCAGAATTGGCCCGCCATACTTCTCCTACAACGATACTGCGCGGGAGCTGAATCTCACGGGCAACGCCCTCTATCAAGGATATGCCGTGGACCTCATCGATGCCATTGCCCGATACGTGGGATTCGAGTATGAGTTCGTTCCCGTGGCTGATCAGCAGTACGGAAAGTTGGACAAGGAAACCAAGCAGTGGAACGGCATCATTGGCGAGATAATCAACAAT GACGCACACATGGGAATCTGTGATCTGACCATCACCCAGGCGCGCAAAACCGCAGTGGACTTCACGGTGCCCTTCATGCAGCTGGGTGTCAGCATCCTCGCATACAAGAGTCCGCATGTGGAGAAGACACTCAATGCGTATCTGGATCCTTTCGGGGGAAAAGTCTGGATCTGGATTCTCATATCGGTGTTGGTGATGACCATCCTCAAGACCATTGTCGCGCGCATCTCCAAAATGGACTGGGAGAATCCGCATCCGTGCAATCGGGATCCCGAGGTGCTGGAGAACCAGTGGCACATCCACAAcactggctggctgactgtGGCCTCCATCATGACAGCAGGATGCGACATCCTGCCGAGAAGTCCACAG GTGCGAATGTTTGAGGCCACCTGGTGGATTTTCGCCATCATCATAGCCAACTCCTATACGGCCAACCTGGCTGCCTTTCTGACCAGCTCCAACATGAAGGGCAGCATAACCAACCTGAAGGATCTGAGTGGCCAGAAGAAGGTCAAGTTTGGCACCATCTACGGCGGCAGCACGTACAATCTCCTGGCCGAATCCAACGAGACCGTCTACCGCCTGGCCTTCAATCTCATGAACAACGACGACCCATCCGCCTACACCAAGGACAATCTGGAGGGAGTGGACCGCGTGCGGAAGAATCGAGGCGACTACATGTTCCTGATGGAGACCACCACCTTGGAGTACCATCGCGAGCAGAACTGCGACCTGCGCTCCGTGGGCGAAAAGTTTGGGGAGAAGCACTACGCCATCGCCGTTCCCTTCGGTGCGGAGTACAGATCCAACCTGAGTGTGGCCATCCTGAAGCTGAGTGAGCGGGGCGAGCTGTACGACCTCAAGCAAAAGTGGTGGAAGAACCCCAATGCCAGCTGCTTCGAGGAGCCCGATCCCGACGCCACTCCTGACATGACCTTCGGCGAGCTGCGCGGCATATTCTACACGCTCTACGCCGGAATCCTGATCGCCTTCCTCATCGGCATTACGGAGTTTTTGCTCTACGTGCAGCAAGTGGCCTTGGAAGAAAGG CTCAGTTTTAAGGAAGCCTTCAAGAAGGAGATCCGCTTTGTGCTGTGCGTGTGGAACAACAGGAAGCCCATCGTGGCCGGCACTCCACTGTCCAGTGTGCGGACGACACCGCGCAGATCCTTGGATAAGTCTCTGGATCGCACTCCCAAGTCGAGTCGCCGCGTTGTGATCGGTCGTTCCTCGGAGGAGATGCGCGAAATGGCCCAAGGATCAGGTTCCTCCTCGGGAAGCAACAACGCAGGCAGGGAACAGAAGGAGGCGCGGGTTTAA
- the LOC6526367 gene encoding larval serum protein 1 beta chain, with translation MKIAIALLACLGLVAAASFHQTHEVKIADKAFLLKQKFLFEIVYRVEDPLMFEEYIKQGSKFYFEESYYTHYDLYMKKFFEAYKAHALLPKGEFFGALVMSHAKQARGLFNFFYYAKDWETFAANVAWARMHVNEGMFVYALTLAVIHRNDFHGLMLPSIYEIFPQFFFNSKFVFEAEKFDYEMWMKMSMYEKEYMDVYYKGHSYGYDYPSMYQSSDYTYMKDFKTWQWWKLMGLGEHWYSEDKYILRENIYEFNQESKWLSMMKDVKKFYMPVDYSRDLNIYNEESKLSYFTEDLGWNAYWYYLNMDYSFFLDGNTFDLKSDRRGEWWLYNVHQLLSRYYMERLSQGFGEIPEFSWYHQIEMGYDPQMIYYSGIGYSYRKNYYEMDTYANYDMLDKITGFQKRIHNIVELGYYKTADGHTIDLRKPEAIEFIGNMLQGNVDAMDKMFYQFWYMLAHMYFADADYHQMDVYPNVMLNFETMMRDPMYYMFYKSIAQVYFQFMHYLPKYTKEQLLMPGVTVKHVEVSDLTTYFDLVDFDVTSMLNDKMIFQDGKFVWDKSLFARQMRLNHKPFTYTYTIESEKVEKVVIRAFLGPKFDEFGKVISLAENRMNFMEIDEFYYELKAGTNMVTRKSSEFYWTVKDRTTYSELYYYMMMAFDGKYDFPLDISEPHCGFPDRLVLPMGWQKGMPMQMFFMVVPYVAPAHEQFSTFDYTYSCGIGSGARFVDSMPFGYPFDREIDEYEFFVPNMYFKDVSIYHADTMEPYYKYKSYSNYGHFDYAFFNDYYTKYFKF, from the exons ATGAAGATCGCCATCGCATTGCTGGCCTGCCTGGGCCTGGTCGCCGCCGCCAGTTTCCACCAGACCCACGAGGTCAAGATCGCCGACAAGGCCTTCCTGCTCAAGCAGAAGTTCCTCTTCGAGATCGTCTACCGCGTGGAGGATCCGCTGATGTTCGAGGAGTACATCAAGCAGGGCTCGAAGTTCTACTTTGAGGAGTCCTACTACACG CACTACGACCTCTACATGAAGAAGTTCTTCGAGGCCTACAAGGCGCACGCCCTGCTGCCCAAGGGCGAGTTCTTCGGCGCCCTGGTCATGTCCCACGCCAAGCAGGCCCGCGGTCTGTTCAACTTCTTCTATTACGCCAAGGATTGGGAGACCTTCGCCGCCAACGTGGCCTGGGCCCGCATGCACGTGAACGAGGGCATGTTCGTCTACGCCCTCACCTTGGCCGTGATCCACCGCAACGACTTCCACGGACTGATGCTGCCCTCGATCTACGAGATCTTCCCGCAGTTCTTCTTCAACAGCAAGTTCGTGTTCGAGGCGGAGAAGTTCGACTACGAGATGTGGATGAAGATGAGCATGTACGAGAAGGAGTACATGGACGTGTACTACAAGGGCCACTCCTACGGATACGACTACCCAAGCATGTACCAGTCCAGCGACTACACCTACATGAAGGACTTCAAGACCTGGCAGTGGTGGAAACTGATGGGTCTGGGCGAGCACTGGTACAGCGAGGACAAGTACATCCTGCGCGAGAACATCTACGAGTTCAACCAGGAGAGCAAGTGGCTGTCGATGATGAAGGACGTGAAGAAGTTCTACATGCCCGTGGACTACAGCCGCGACCTGAACATCTACAACGAGGAGTCCAAGCTGTCCTACTTCACCGAGGATCTCGGCTGGAACGCCTACTGGTACTACCTGAACATGGACTACTCCTTCTTCCTGGACGGCAACACCTTCGACCTCAAGAGCGACCGTCGCGGCGAGTGGTGGCTGTACAACGTGCACCAGCTGCTCAGCAGGTACTACATGGAGCGCCTGTCGCAAGGATTCGGCGAGATCCCCGAGTTCTCCTGGTACCACCAGATCGAGATGGGCTACGATCCCCAGATGATCTACTACAGCGGCATCGGCTACAGCTACCGCAAGAACTACTACGAGATGGACACCTACGCCAACTACGACATGCTGGACAAGATCACCGGCTTCCAGAAGCGCATCCACAACATCGTCGAGCTCGGCTACTACAAGACCGCCGATGGCCACACCATCGATCTGCGCAAACCCGAGGCCATCGAGTTCATTGGCAACATGCTGCAGGGCAACGTGGATGCCATGGACAAGATGTTCTACCAGTTCTGGTACATGCTCGCCCACATGTACTTCGCCGACGCCGACTACCACCAGATGGACGTGTACCCCAACGTGATGCTGAACTTCGAGACGATGATGCGCGACCCCATGTACTACATGTTCTACAAGTCCATCGCCCAGGTGTACTTCCAGTTCATGCACTACCTGCCCAAGTACACCAAGGAGCAGCTCCTGATGCCCGGCGTCACCGTGAAGCACGTGGAGGTCAGCGACCTGACCACCTACTTCGATCTGGTTGACTTCGATGTGACCAGCATGCTCAACGACAAGATGATTTTCCAGGACGGCAAGTTCGTGTGGGACAAGTCGCTGTTTGCCCGCCAGATGCGCCTCAACCACAAGCCCTTCACCTACACCTACACCATCGAGTCCGAGAAGGTCGAGAAGGTGGTCATCCGCGCCTTCCTCGGTCCCAAGTTCGACGAGTTCGGCAAGGTCATTTCCCTGGCCGAGAACCGCATGAACTTCATGGAGATCGACGAGTTCTACTACGAGCTGAAGGCCGGCACCAACATGGTCACCCGCAAGTCCAGCGAGTTTTACTGGACCGTCAAGGATCGCACCACCTACAGCGAGCTCTACTACTACATGATGATGGCCTTCGACGGCAAGTACGACTTCCCCCTGGACATCAGCGAGCCCCACTGCGGATTCCCCGACCGCCTCGTCCTGCCCATGGGCTGGCAGAAGGGCATGCCCATGCAGATGTTCTTCATGGTTGTCCCCTATGTGGCCCCCGCCCACGAGCAGTTCTCCACCTTCGACTACACCTACTCCTGCGGCATCGGATCCGGAGCACGCTTCGTGGACAGCATGCCCTTCGGCTACCCCTTCGACCGCGAGATCGACGAGTACGAGTTCTTCGTGCCCAACATGTACTTCAAGGACGTGTCCATCTACCACGCCGACACCATGGAGCCCTACTACAAGTACAAGAGCTACTCCAACTACGGTCACTTCGACTACGCCTTCTTCAACGACTACTACACCAAGTACTTCAAGTTCTGA